One stretch of Oceanipulchritudo coccoides DNA includes these proteins:
- the cysE gene encoding serine O-acetyltransferase encodes MAIPSATNTADDPVWAQLLQEARVAAESEPVLSELIHESILDCDSLEASLAHRISRKLGHHAVSEPYLHDLFEETLKANPEIGQQARKDIVAIDERDPASRGYLSPVLYFKGFQALTAYRIAHQLWKNNRREMSLYLQSIISQVFAVDIHPAARIGSGILFDHATSIVIGETAVIDDHVSILHEVTLGGTGKARGDRHPKVRQGVLIGAGAKILGNVVIGECARVGAGSVVLENVPAHMTVAGVPAKVVGVAAEDPAGCMDHNI; translated from the coding sequence ATGGCAATTCCATCCGCAACCAACACCGCTGATGACCCTGTATGGGCACAATTACTCCAGGAGGCCCGGGTGGCCGCTGAGTCTGAGCCTGTACTCTCAGAGCTTATTCATGAAAGTATCCTGGATTGCGACAGCCTCGAGGCCAGTCTGGCTCACCGGATTTCCCGCAAGCTCGGTCACCATGCAGTCTCCGAGCCCTATCTACACGACCTGTTTGAGGAAACCTTGAAAGCCAACCCGGAGATCGGACAACAGGCTCGAAAGGATATTGTTGCGATTGATGAGCGCGATCCTGCCTCAAGGGGCTACCTGTCCCCGGTCCTCTATTTCAAGGGTTTCCAGGCCCTAACGGCCTACCGGATTGCCCACCAGCTCTGGAAAAACAACCGCAGGGAGATGTCTTTGTATCTGCAAAGCATTATCTCTCAAGTCTTTGCAGTCGACATCCACCCGGCCGCCCGCATCGGTTCCGGTATCCTTTTCGACCACGCAACTAGCATTGTCATTGGGGAAACCGCGGTCATCGACGATCACGTCTCCATTCTGCATGAGGTGACACTTGGCGGAACGGGGAAGGCCCGGGGCGACCGTCACCCGAAGGTGCGGCAGGGTGTGCTCATCGGGGCCGGGGCAAAGATTCTCGGCAATGTCGTCATCGGCGAATGCGCCCGCGTCGGAGCGGGGAGCGTCGTCCTGGAAAACGTGCCAGCTCACATGACGGTTGCCGGCGTGCCGGCGAAGGTTGTCGGGGTTGCCGCTGAAGATCCCGCTGGCTGTATGGACCATAACATCTAA
- the uppS gene encoding polyprenyl diphosphate synthase, with product MLKRKKQPTEPSKPMPLHVAVIMDGNGRWAKARGLPREEGHRQGVENVKKIVECAQSLDLRYLTLYAFSVENWNRPKHEVNALMRLLESFLKSQATDLVEKKIRFRVIGRLQDMPKRVGKLLEKTIEETKDFDQWTLSLALNYGSRTEMLDAVQSYAKAVQRGSEDPDALNWETLQSYLYTGNMPDPDLVIRTSGEHRISNFLLMQSAYAEYYFARENWPDFGPECFRRAIDAYCARERRFGLTGEQIQSPSS from the coding sequence ATGTTAAAACGGAAAAAACAGCCAACCGAACCGAGCAAGCCCATGCCGCTCCATGTCGCCGTGATCATGGACGGAAACGGCCGCTGGGCAAAGGCGCGCGGTTTGCCCCGCGAGGAAGGGCATCGGCAAGGGGTCGAGAATGTCAAAAAAATCGTCGAATGTGCCCAGTCTCTGGATCTGCGCTACCTCACACTCTACGCCTTTTCGGTCGAAAACTGGAACCGCCCGAAGCATGAAGTGAATGCCCTGATGCGGTTGCTTGAGAGCTTTCTCAAATCACAGGCCACGGATTTAGTGGAAAAGAAGATTCGTTTCCGGGTCATCGGGCGCCTTCAGGACATGCCCAAACGGGTTGGTAAACTTCTTGAGAAGACAATCGAGGAAACAAAGGACTTTGATCAGTGGACCCTCTCGCTCGCCTTGAATTATGGGTCGCGTACGGAAATGCTGGATGCCGTTCAAAGCTACGCCAAGGCGGTGCAAAGAGGAAGTGAAGATCCCGATGCACTCAATTGGGAGACCCTGCAATCCTACCTTTACACCGGGAACATGCCCGATCCGGACCTTGTCATACGGACCTCCGGCGAGCACCGGATTTCCAATTTTCTTCTCATGCAAAGTGCCTACGCGGAATACTACTTCGCCCGGGAAAACTGGCCTGATTTCGGCCCGGAATGCTTCCGCCGGGCTATCGACGCCTACTGCGCCCGGGAGCGCCGCTTCGGCCTGACCGGTGAACAAATCCAATCCCCGTCATCATGA
- a CDS encoding alpha/beta hydrolase family protein: MRRFYEVVCLFLLVSVGLNLFGSSDTDQEDLIDALFSNPQFLYAQLSPNGQYLASLSHYRGKRSVLVLDLNTKEINGVTVSRGDDVSSFQWIDEDHFIYHVAKWEIYTKGIYIYSVSKRRAQKILDPYESGLLYRGVVDPMVHHKDKFALKITKGHYTKPPDLYVMNPISLSLRKMADNPGEVSRYIVDEDGNPLFALGWVDRKPFVLQSNEGEGWQLTDSFNEEFKPVDMLPGNRYLLTELTNGEGFRGVNLLDLKTGEFPNAPRFMPGYDLLGGSSSPIIDNMNGYVIGLHYHREKPGNFWFDQKPREIESLIAYAFPDHNLQFLGYNPQSQCVYYTISSDTLPPAIFQVDLQAGKFARVYNQFPEATGLDFRPMQPVSFRSGQDGPLIHGYLTLPEGPGPHPTVMLIHGGPHVRDTWGFNPEVQFFALNGYAVMQVNYRGSAGYGSDHALSSLGEVAALSVEDVIQGAKWMIEEGVADPERLAIMGGSFGGFISLAAAAREPSLWSAVIGYAGVYDLNALYKQDSRRDFNWVDDFFVDYDEDLYSSLSPVHLAAGMEAPVLIIHGKNDQRVRVSQAKSMIRALKKEDKQVDSLFIGWGVHGLPEEKYRKKFFLKIISFLDEHM; this comes from the coding sequence ATGAGGCGTTTTTACGAAGTTGTATGCTTGTTTCTTCTTGTTTCAGTAGGGCTAAATTTGTTTGGTTCCAGTGATACCGATCAGGAAGATCTCATTGATGCCCTTTTTTCCAATCCCCAGTTCCTTTATGCCCAGCTCTCCCCAAATGGTCAATACCTGGCCTCTCTCTCACATTACCGGGGAAAACGAAGTGTCCTCGTACTGGATCTGAACACGAAGGAAATAAACGGTGTCACGGTAAGTAGAGGGGATGATGTCAGCAGTTTCCAGTGGATCGATGAAGATCACTTCATTTACCATGTAGCGAAGTGGGAGATTTATACCAAGGGTATTTATATCTACTCGGTGAGCAAACGGCGTGCGCAAAAGATTCTGGATCCATATGAGTCTGGATTACTCTACCGGGGTGTTGTGGATCCGATGGTTCATCACAAAGACAAATTCGCTTTAAAAATCACAAAAGGCCATTACACGAAACCTCCGGATCTGTATGTGATGAACCCCATTTCTCTGAGCCTCCGGAAAATGGCTGACAATCCGGGTGAGGTAAGTCGCTACATTGTCGATGAGGATGGCAACCCGCTTTTTGCCCTTGGTTGGGTGGATAGGAAGCCGTTTGTCCTACAATCTAATGAAGGCGAAGGCTGGCAGTTGACGGATTCATTCAATGAAGAATTCAAACCTGTCGATATGCTTCCCGGCAACCGCTATCTTTTGACAGAGTTGACTAACGGGGAGGGTTTTAGGGGGGTGAATCTCCTCGACTTGAAAACGGGTGAATTTCCCAATGCCCCGCGTTTCATGCCCGGATACGATCTGTTAGGTGGGAGTTCTTCCCCGATTATTGACAACATGAATGGGTATGTCATCGGCTTGCACTACCATCGGGAAAAACCGGGGAATTTCTGGTTTGACCAGAAACCACGTGAAATCGAGAGCCTGATTGCTTATGCCTTCCCGGATCACAACCTTCAGTTTCTGGGTTACAATCCACAGTCACAATGTGTCTATTATACGATTTCCAGTGACACACTTCCCCCGGCAATTTTCCAAGTCGATCTACAAGCCGGGAAATTCGCCAGAGTGTATAACCAGTTTCCGGAGGCCACTGGTCTTGATTTCCGCCCAATGCAACCAGTCAGTTTCCGCAGTGGGCAAGATGGTCCGTTAATCCATGGTTACTTGACCTTGCCGGAGGGACCGGGTCCGCATCCCACCGTCATGCTGATTCACGGTGGTCCACATGTTCGTGACACCTGGGGCTTTAATCCCGAGGTTCAATTTTTTGCGCTCAACGGCTATGCTGTCATGCAGGTCAACTACCGTGGCTCGGCTGGATACGGCAGTGATCATGCGCTTTCTTCTTTGGGCGAGGTAGCCGCCCTCTCGGTCGAGGATGTGATTCAAGGCGCTAAGTGGATGATTGAGGAAGGCGTTGCCGACCCGGAACGACTGGCCATAATGGGGGGAAGTTTCGGTGGTTTTATCAGTCTTGCTGCTGCGGCCCGTGAACCATCGCTTTGGAGTGCGGTCATTGGGTATGCTGGTGTGTACGACCTGAATGCATTGTACAAGCAGGACTCCCGACGGGATTTTAATTGGGTCGATGATTTTTTTGTGGATTATGATGAGGATCTTTATTCCAGCCTTTCCCCTGTTCACCTGGCGGCAGGCATGGAAGCGCCCGTATTGATTATTCATGGAAAAAACGATCAGCGAGTAAGAGTCTCGCAGGCAAAGAGCATGATTCGGGCCCTTAAAAAAGAGGACAAGCAGGTGGATTCGCTTTTCATTGGCTGGGGGGTTCACGGATTGCCTGAGGAAAAATATCGTAAGAAGTTTTTCTTGAAGATAATCAGTTTTCTAGACGAGCACATGTGA